acaatCAAAACATTTTCACCAATTTGACCATTCCACTTAGATAGATTAGATGGCTGCGACACCAACAAAATGAAGGGGAGACAACAACCGGGAGTCGATGCCGGTGGCGGAGATTCGATTCCAACTGCCTTGGCGGCGGTGGCTCGGCTTGAGGGAAAAAAGGGGAGAAACACGACGCCAGTTGCGGCCCGTGACGCGCAGTTGCTTCCCTCCCGTCGCCCTTTGTCATCTCGATGGGAGGCGGGCAGCATGGCGAGCTCGTCCGCAGGCGCGCGTGCACGCGGTGATGGCATAGTTCGGCGGCGGCGGAACCCGGGGATGTCGAAGCATGGCGGTGAGGCCACGACGTGGGCTTGGAGGAGTGCAGGCCGATTCGATCTCCGGTGAGGGAATTCACACCTGTGGCGGACGAGGGGGttcagacggcggcggcggcggtgtgggttCCTGTGCTCGATCGGATCTGAAGcgtgagatatatatatatatatatatatatatatatatatatatatatatatatataagagagagagagagagagagagagagagagagggcggatGCATGGGCGAGCCTGGCTGCGGGGATACGCCCGATTCTCACGTTTCCCTCGGCCTCGCTGAGAGGGCCTATTTTGCATCTGGCGGGCCAGGCTGAGAAGGCCGTGCGGGATACCAAACACCTTGGATTTTGCACGCTAGGTGCGATACAGGTGCGACGCACCCATCCAAACACGCCATTTATCGGGTGGGAGAGTGCAGTTGCATGTCTGCCACTAGACACACAACTGCAAGTGTTGCCCCGACTGCAACTACATGTctttatttttttaacacatgACAATTTTACAAGAGTTTGCACTGGTCACATGGCATATTTAGAATGTTTTTGTTTTCACACATGATGGAAAAATCAAGGAAAAGGTGTGATGTTTTCTCTGACGTCACATGCGGCTctaatgaccccccccccccccccctcctcccttCACACCGTCGACGCCTACACAGAGGGCTACAGTCGCTCTGGCCGCAAGGGCAAAGGACCGGTGAGAAAGTGGTGAATTCCTTGACCCTCTCCATCTCCATTTGCGTATCTATTCCCTCCGTTTTAGTTTACAAGTCATGTGCGTACCCCTAGATTGTAATATATGACttctattaggttggtcaaattgacgatctAGTGGTACGCGCACGTCttataaactgagagagagggagtaatAAATTTAGCTTAAATCTTTTTATGTTTGCCCGCTGAAATGTGATGTTCAAACTATGTATTTTGGTCCGGATTAACTGCCGGTTTGTTTATGTCCGTTTGTTCTACTATATGTTTCAAAATTTCATGAACGATCTAGTAGCTTATTTCAGCGTTGTATGGATAGTACGGATTTGGAGGACCGCTGTGGGCGTGAGAGTTGAGGATTGATGACCGGGTTTGAGGTGCACCGCCGTGGGCGTACAGGAGCCGGAATAGCTACGTCTCGCTGTAGATGTAGATGCTCTGAGGCCTGTGCCGGGCCCCTGCATCGACCGCGCGGCGCGCGCGTCCGCTAGTGACTCGTGACGCCTTGATAGACGAGCCTATGCTTCACTCACTCAACAGTGTTTCGGGTGGCATCTCCCTCCTCCCGAATTATAAAATTAGCCGTTGCAGGCGAGCGGCACACCCCCAAGTAAGAGTACCAACACACCTGCATTGGACAGAGGCTAGAGATCATAACAACCACACGGCCTTTTATCCCCTCGTAAAGCGACCAGTCACCCTGACCTGTTCCTCCGATAACCGTATACCGAGACCGAGGCCTGCATAAATCCAAAAGCAAGCGAATGTTTTCGAGCATAAAAGAAATCGCCACATGAACGAACCTCTTCCTCATCGTCCGCCATCTTTGCACAAGACAGCAGTTTAAAAAGAGCGGCACTGTGGAAGCCCGGCTAAAAAGCCAACCTTTTGTAATGCGGGAAAGGCTTTTGCCCTTGGGTCCATCTTGTCCCTCCCTCCCCCCGTTCTCTCTCGTGTCACGTGGCCCGTTGCATTATTGGTTTCCGTTCATGTTCCCGAGGTTAATTTTGAGCTGCAGCATTCTTATCAGTTTGATGTTGTATTGCGTAGATAGATGTGACGAGTGTCAAGTTTGCAAACAGATTATTATTTGCTTTGTTGCTGGTGTAATACTAGTATCTAGCAGTATATACTACTTCTGTAAGCATTTTTAATGAGAAAAGGTATTACATAGTACAATTATTATAGCGTGTGCCTAGTGGCTACCTGGTCACGCGCTGTCTTGTCAGCGTGTTGTTTGTCCCGACAATGCACATGGTGCAGTCCTTTTAGACGAATATAGTAAGCACAAATGTGCAGTGGATTTCTCTTGCGTCGATCACCCGCTAACAGTGGAGACAAGATCCAAAGGAGCTTATCTTCCTGAAATGCTAATGCTAATGCTAATCTCATAGTGCAATCTTAGGTCAAGTACTACCAGAAAACATGCATAATTAATGAAGTACTGCCAGCGTACCTTTTATCCCCTATATATTCGAGCTCGAGCGCGTGCTCCAAGCAGACAGAGGTCTCGCTGCTGCATCTGCCAGTTCCACTCTCTCCCCCCTGCTCCTCCCACTGAATCATTCGTCTTTTGATTATTTTTCATCTCCTCCATCGCTCTCCTCTCGAGGCAAAAAGACCAGACTTGACtctcctgcctcctcctcctcactcccTCCCTCGCCGTCCAATCCCCTCTTACTCCAGCCAGCTCCTCCCTCTCCTTTCTCCAGCCAAACCCCTTGAAGGCAATGCCGGCTCTAGTGTGCCGCTGCAGGCCATTGGCCATGGCGGTGCTGCTACTCATTGCTTCACTTTGTCATCTGGGTTCTtgcaatggaggaggaggaggaggcggaggcaggaTCACGAGGCTCCCTGGGCAGCCCGAGGTGAACTTCGGTCAGTACTCGGGCTACGTCGAGGTGGACGGCAAGGGGAGCAGGGCTCTCTTCTACTACTTCGTGGAGGCGGAGCTTGATCCCGCCACCAAGCCCCTCGTGCTCTGGCTCAACGGAGGTGAGTGTTCCTGGTGCATCTTATGCCATGGCATTCATTCTCTCAACTCTTTTGCTTTCATGGTGCATCTTGCTCCCTGCTTGCTTGCAATCAAGTTAAATGCGTGCTCTAATGGAGtagatttttttttcctttcatatTTTCTTCTTTGGCTGTCAAACCAGAATGTGATCCGAACTCTGGTCCTGCATTCATTTCTGGAGATATCATTGGTTCGACGGTTTTCTTGTTTAGGACCTGGGTGTTCTTCACTTGGTGTAGGGGCCTTCTCAGAGAACGGCCCTTTCAGGCCCAGCGGGCAGGCGCTGGTGAGGAATGAGTACAGCTGGAACAAAGGTGCGTGTGAGGCCAATGAGTGCTGCCTATCTGCCTTTTCTGCAACTCTGCATGCTAATTCCAATTCACGAGCCTTTTGTTGGCCCAATAAAGTTGCCACGTGCCTCACTGTTTTGGTGCTCTTGTGTTGTGCAGAAGCTAATGTGATTTACCTGGAGACACCAGCTGGTGTTGGCTTCTCCTACTCTGCTGATGCTGCCTACTACCAGGGTGTGAATGACAACATGACAGGTAGGAGTGCTGACTACTGAGGTTTATGATTGAAAGTTTTCTTGCATCTGTCTGAATGTTGCTGTTTTCTTACTGGATATATAGATGACTGCCTTTTCGTAGATACACCATTTGTAGGAAATAAGTTCTTACCACTTTCTTAGCAGTTGGGTTTCTGTTTTATCAGCAAGTGTTAAGCCCTTGAGTGGGAATTATGATGGGCACTGACATTTCTTTACTGAATGAATAAAGCAATGGACAATATGGTGTTCATGCAAAGGTGGCTTGAAAAGTTCCCACAGTACAAGGGCAGAGAGCTATACATTTCTGGAGAGAGTTATGCCGGTACATAAATATGTACACCTTCATTTACAGTCTTATTAATAAAAAGTGAAATCTCTAAATCTTCAGATATTCTTTGCATGTGGCAGGGCACTACATTCCACAACTTGCCGAGGTCATGGTTGAGTTCAATAAGAAGGACAACATCTTCAACCTCAAAGGACTTGCTGTAAGGAAAACCTCAATCAGAATAAACTGATTCAGTGTTGATGCATTTTTCTGTTTCTGACTGAAACATTTTTGTTGTTGGTGTAGTTGGGCAATCCTGTTCTTCATTTCACCACTGACTTCAACTCGAGGGCAGAGTACTTCTGGTCTCATGGCCTCATTTCAGACTCAACATACAGGATTTTCACGTCTGTTTGCAACTACTCCCGCTACGTCAGCGAGTACTATGGTGGAGCGCTTAGCCCGCTTTGCGCGAGGGTGATGAACCAAGTAACCCGAGAGACTAGCCGGTTCGTTGACAAGTACGATGTTACCCTCGACGTCTGCTTGTCTTCAGTGCTCTCTCAGTCAATGATCCTCTCCCCCCATGTATGCTCATAGTCACAAACTGATCAGAAtcagtatcatagagtagctatctcttatcttttttgtgagAGAGAAGGCAGCTATCTCTTGTCTGATGTAGCAAAACTGTGGGTGTGTTGTGCAGAAGCGTGTTGGGCACCGCATCGACGTCTGTGTGGAGGACGAGACGGTAAACTACTTGAACAGGAAGGATGTCCAGGAAGCGCTCCATGCGAAGCTCATCGGCGTAAAAAAATGGGCAGTTTGCAGCAGGTATTTAATCTACAGACTAATTTAACATATTTTAAATAAATTGTGACCTTTCGAGAAATAAACAGATTAATAAGTACGTATATGCATACAGGTACTTTATGTATATGTGTCTGTTATATCTGACTATAGTTTGTTATATTTTTCTGTTTTGTTACAGTGTTCTTGAGTATGAGCTCCTCAACTTGCAGATTCCAACAATCAACATAGTGGGATCACTGGTCAACTCCGGCATCAGAGTACTAGTTTACAGGTATAGAATGATAAATGATCAAAAGAGTAGTTTTTTTTTTCCTCATATGCATCATAAAGGTCAGGAATATCTTGATAGAAAACAAAAAGGATTACAAAGCCTTGTGTTTCACTGCCTTTAGCCATGGTATTAAAATACTGGAACTTTCTTTGTGGGGCGCTAATTAAGAAATCAATGAAGGTGAAGAATCAGGTGTGTAGCATTActgtaaaaataaaataaaaggatgGAAAAGCATATAGAATTGGGACTTGACATAAGGTTTTGGAACATTGTACTTTGCCAGCTTTATATCATGGTACAAATTTGCACCAGAACCTTTTCCTTCGGACGATCCTCTCAAGTCTCAACTTTGGGACGCATGAAGCTCAGGCTTAAATGATGTAACATGTAGCATTTGTTTGCTTGTAAATTCAGTGGCGATCAAGACTCGGTGATCCCTCTAACGGGTAGCAGGACACTAGTGCAGAATCTAGCGCGCGATCTAGGCCTCAAGACGAGCATTCCGTATCGAGTTTGGTTCGAAGGGAAGCAGGTGACAACACAAACATACCGTGCAAACTGAAGAGCAAGTTATGTAGCAATTTTTTCCAGTTCTGAACGATCTTCATCTGCAGGTTGGTGGGTGGACTCAGGTATACGGTAACAAGCTCTCCTTCGCCACCATCAGAGGGGCCTCACATGAGGCGCCATTCTCGCAGCCCGAACGCTCTCTTGTGCTTATCAGGGCATTCCTACAAGGCAGGCCTCTGCCGGAAACCTTCTCATGATAGTGAATGTTGCCTCTGCAGCTATGAAAAGAGTTGCTAGTCCTGATTAATTCTGCAAGGGGTTTAGTTATGTAAGAATGTGTTTGCTTTGTTCTTCATGTTCCTAGCTGTCTGAAGCTGCGGTAGTTGCATTGCTCTAAAGGTTTTGGTCTCTCTTTCTCCTGTATTCAAGGCTTGGTAATTGTTCAAAAAAGTTCCAGCCAGTTCTTTTTGTGCCCTTGTATGTAAATTACCTTTATCACCTTTGTCTCAAGCGTGGCAAAGCCGTATGACTCGCCTTTGTGGGAAGGTTTGAAGCAGGTAAAATCACGAGCGTGGATTTTTTAAGCATGGCTGCATTGGAGCACcttattttaaatagtttaaaatTCACATTTAAAGTTCCAAAAGAATCCGAAATTAATTCTACATGATCATATGCATGTATATTTTGGTGATAAAATAAGTAAACATGTGAGCTATAAAAAAATGACAAAATGGTGATTTCTAAATATTGAATAATACATGCATTGTTCGTATAGCCATCTGCATATATGACACTTGTGAGCCATTATACCCACTACTTATCACACTTCAAAAAAGAGAACCACAATAACCAACTACGACATTCTAATGCTTGTGCCCATTtacttctttttttgttttcttctacaTCAGTTTGcggctgggccagcccattgtTGAACCGGTCCTTTTATCACTATTTCctttaatttttttttatttgtttttttacttttaaaAAATGGTCACAATTATAAAAttttgttcaaattttcaaaaaaatgttcgcttTTCAAATTCTATTCATAAAGtaaaatattttattttttaaaaaaaattgtacaaATGTATCAAAAAATTTGTTCGTTTAAATAGAAAAATGCTCACATCAATATAACTAAATTTTTGAACATCTATTAAATAGAAAAATTGTTCGTTTAAATAGAAACATGCTCACATAAAAAAAGAACACTTAAAAAATTTCTGAACATCTattaaataggaaaataaaaatgaaatataTCAACAAGTgaccagtttttgtttctttttcaaaaaaaaatcgttttttgttccttttcttttttaaaaaaaattctcacATCAATATGATGGACCCAAAAATTTCCACACACTAGCATCACCATGCCTGCATCCATGAGAAATTTCATTGAATTCTGACAATTTATGCATTTTCTAGAGTGTTCCTGGTCAAAAGACCCTAAAATACTAACTGAACGTGACACAACGTGCATTCGATGTCCGAATTCCTTCAAATTTTGCATGGAGGCCTTCCATGAGTATGCCCACATGCATGCGAAATTTGGTTTCATTTCATACATGCCAAGAAGCACACCATGTTCAATGGTGGTGGATAGGGTAGGCCGGTAGGGTAAGTCTGGCTGCACTTTTTTCCACAACAATAAATGACCCGAATTTTTCCCACGCGCTAGCATCACCATGCCAACCATCCATGATAAATTTCATTGACATtttatgcattttctagggttttttcgGTGAAAAAAAATCTAAAACACTAGCCGAACGCAACGCAACATGCGTTCGGTGTTCAAAttccttcaaattttgcacagAGGCCTGCCATGGACATGCCCACATGCTGGAAAAGTTTATTGTCAATTCATGCATGGCCTGAAGCACACCATGTTCAAAGATCCTTTATTTCACATCATTAAAATAGACCCAATTTTTTCCACACACTAGCATCACCATGCCAAGCATCCATAATATATTTCATCGAGTTCTGACATtttatgcattttctagggtttcctCGGTGAAAAAACCCTAAAACACTAGGCGAACCTGAGGCAACGTGTGTTCGATGTCTGAATTCCATCAAATTTTGCGTGGAGGCCTGCCATGAGCGTGCCCACATGCTTACATAATTTGGTGTCATTTCATACATGGCAAGCAGCACACCATGTTCAAAGGTGGTGGTTCGGGTAGGCCGGTAGGGCAAGTCTGGATTCACGTTTTTTTTCAAATCAATAAAATGGACCCAATTTTTCCCACACACTAGCATCACCATGTCAAGCATCCATGATAAATTTCATTGAGTTCTGACATCTTATGCATTTCTAGGGTTTTTTCTGATGAAAAAACTCAAAAACACTAGCCGAAGGTGACGCAACATGCGCTAGGTGTCTGAATTCCTTAATCTTGCGTGGAGGCCAGCCATTGCATGCCCACATGCTGGCAAAATTTGGTGTCACTTCATGCATGGCAAGAAGCACGTCATGTTCCAAGGTGGTGGTTCGGGTAGGCTGGTAGGGCAAGTCTGGATGCACTTTTTCATATCATTTTAATGGACCCATTTTTTCCACACACTAGCATCACCATGCTAAGCATCCATGATAAATTTCACTGAGTTATGACATTTTATGCATTTTCTAGGTTTTCCCCAGTGAAAAAAAAACCCAAAAACACTAGACGAACGTGACATAACGTGCGTTCAGTGTTTGAATTCTTTCAAATTTTGCATGGACGCCTGCCATGAGCATGCCCACATGATGGAAAATTTTGGTATCATTCATGCATGTCAAGAAGCACATCATGTTTAAAGGAGGTGGTTCGGTAGGCTGGTAGGGCAAGGCTTTTGTTATCTAAAATTTCTGTCATTATCAATCAACATGAAAATTCTCCTATATCCATTATTTCTTGCAATTTttcaacaattttggaatttataTTGTGTATGAAAATTTCATAAACATGaacactttttttcaaaattgttaaTAAATTCTCAAGTATTGATGTTGTACACAAATTGCAAACCACATACTtttttaaaattaataaacatttttaaaacacaaacaCACATTAAATTTATGAACAAAGAA
Above is a window of Triticum aestivum cultivar Chinese Spring chromosome 6B, IWGSC CS RefSeq v2.1, whole genome shotgun sequence DNA encoding:
- the LOC123136882 gene encoding serine carboxypeptidase-like 45, which codes for MPALVCRCRPLAMAVLLLIASLCHLGSCNGGGGGGGGRITRLPGQPEVNFGQYSGYVEVDGKGSRALFYYFVEAELDPATKPLVLWLNGGPGCSSLGVGAFSENGPFRPSGQALVRNEYSWNKEANVIYLETPAGVGFSYSADAAYYQGVNDNMTAMDNMVFMQRWLEKFPQYKGRELYISGESYAGHYIPQLAEVMVEFNKKDNIFNLKGLALGNPVLHFTTDFNSRAEYFWSHGLISDSTYRIFTSVCNYSRYVSEYYGGALSPLCARVMNQVTRETSRFVDKYDVTLDVCLSSVLSQSMILSPHKRVGHRIDVCVEDETVNYLNRKDVQEALHAKLIGVKKWAVCSSVLEYELLNLQIPTINIVGSLVNSGIRVLVYSGDQDSVIPLTGSRTLVQNLARDLGLKTSIPYRVWFEGKQVGGWTQVYGNKLSFATIRGASHEAPFSQPERSLVLIRAFLQGRPLPETFS